The following proteins come from a genomic window of Populus nigra chromosome 6, ddPopNigr1.1, whole genome shotgun sequence:
- the LOC133697363 gene encoding probable RNA-dependent RNA polymerase 1, with amino-acid sequence MAKTISLYGFPTVEPPDDIKEFLEEYSGEGTVVSVRVAEPKSVGSRTSAIVGFTTSEAAQKIKLKSLDDEGLWYGSSYLKARDIVNSDTVPRRKASQTQYSMDNITLHFGCQVSKEKFSVLWTQKDVSVKFAVELRKFHFFLTHLSKNYKLELSYENICQIELHRPRGKPKKYLLVQMLGGPKIFKKDTRKLSNFKEATDDQWIRDVDFSPSYCIGQSSALCLELPRNSQLPNFQENFVCYKEDEGHFILEKGSTFCCKSDLVPILSAAQGSELPYDIVFKVNSLVQHGCLPGPALDARFFRLINPSKIRIAHAYIQHALEKLSHLKECCYDPARWLQEQYQKYLTTGRLPTPPAIAVDDGLVFLRRVQITPTKLYFCGPEVNLSNRVLRKYPGDIDNFLRVSFVDEDLDKLFSSNISPRTFSAIEGRQTNIYQRILSVQRNGITIGSKKFEFLGFSQSQVRESSLWMFASRPGLTAADIREWMGDFREIKNVAKYAARLGQSFSSSRESFNIDRHEIEIIPDIEVKSGGVNYVFSDGIGKISAELADSIAQKLRLRSFTPSAFQIRYGGYKGVVAVDPTSSMKLSLRRSMSKYKSTTTSLDILDWTKYRACFLNREVITLLSTLGVEDQVFERKQKEAIAQLDAMLTDPIKAQEALELMAGGENARVLKGMLACGYKPGAEPFLAMMLQTFRASKLLDMRTKSRVFVPKGRAMTGCLDETRTLEYGQAFVQYSRARLRKSYDHFKGGKTDEDTLIVKGKIVVAKNPCLHPGDVQILKAVDVPALHHMVDCIVFPQKGKRPHTNECSGSDLDGDVYFVCWDTDLIPPQKFPPMDYTAPQTKILDHDVTIEEVQEYFADYLLNDSLGIICTAHVVFADSEPDMARSEKCIELAQLSSIAVDFPKTGVPAKVPKELRVKEYPDFMDKPADKCTTYVSQRVLGKLFRAVKDIAPDTSPIKSFTKEVATWSYDPDMEVDGFTDYINEAFYYKSEYDNKLGNMMDYYGIKTEAEIIGGCIMRMGRSFDKKRDLEGINFSVSSLRKQARAWFNESGSEESPDDVYRKASAWYHVTYHPRFWGLYNEGMDRVHFLSFPWCVHDKLFEIKKGTASLVHQFNRMASFHVEIGD; translated from the exons ATGGCAAAGACAATTAGCTTGTATGGTTTTCCTACTGTTGAACCTCCAGATGACATAAAGGAATTTCTGGAAGAATACTCTGGTGAAGGTACAGTTGTATCTGTTCGTGTTGCAGAACCAAAAAGTGTAGGGTCAAGAACAAGTGCTATAGTTGGATTCACAACCAGTGAAGCTGCTCAAAAGATCAAGCTCAAGTCCTTAGATGATGAAGGTCTATGGTATGGTAGTTCTTATCTGAAAGCGCGGGATATTGTGAATTCCGATACTGTTCCAAGGCGAAAGGCCTCTCAGACTCAGTATAGCATGGATAACATAACACTGCACTTCGGATGTCAGGTTTCGAAGGAAAAATTCTCAGTTCTTTGGACTCAAAAAGATGTTTCGGTAAAATTTGCTGTTGAACTGAGGAAATTCCATTTCTTTCTGACGCATCTTTCAAAAAATTACAAGCTCGAGCTATCATATGAGAACATTTGTCAAATTGAGCTCCATCGACCTCGTGGAAAACCTAAGAAATATCTTCTCGTCCAG ATGCTCGGAGGCCCCAAGATTTTTAAGAAAGACACGCGTAAGCTCAGCAATTTTAAGGAAGCTACTGATGATCAGTGGATTCGAGATGTTGATTTTTCTCCATCTTACTGCATAGGCCAATCTTCTGCTTTGTGCTTGGAGCTTCCGCGCAACAGCCAACTTCCGAATTTTCAGGAAAATTTTGTCTGTTACAAAGAAGATGAAGGCCACTTCATTCTGGAAAAAGGATCAACCTTCTGTTGCAAGTCAGATCTTGTTCCTATTTTGAGTGCAGCTCAAGGATCTGAACTTCCATATGACATTGTGTTTAAAGTCAATTCCTTGGTCCAGCATGGTTGTCTTCCTGGACCAGCACTTGATGCAAGATTCTTTCGTCTGATCAATCCATCTAAAATTCGTATTGCGCATGCATACATACAACATGCCCTTGAGAAGCTAAGTCATTTGAAGGAATGCTGTTATGATCCTGCAAGATGGCTCCAGGAGCAATACCAGAAATACCTCACCACTGGCAGACTTCCTACACCACCTGCTATTGCTGTAGATGATGGGTTGGTATTTTTACGTAGGGTTCAGATAACCCCTACTAAATTGTACTTCTGTGGCCCAGAAGTGAATCTCTCCAATCGTGTTTTACGCAAATATCCTGGTGATATTGATAACTTTCTTCGGGTTTCTTTTGTTGACGAGGATCTTGAtaaacttttttcttcaaatatatCGCCACGGACATTTTCTGCAATTGAGGGGAGGCAAACCAACATTTATCAAAGGATACTGTCAGTTCAAAGAAATGGCATAACTATCGGATCTAAGAAGTTTGAGTTTCTTGGTTTCTCACAGAGTCAAGTACGGGAGAGTTCTCTTTGGATGTTTGCTTCTAGACCTGGGCTCACAGCAGCAGACATTAGAGAATGGATGGGTGATTTTCGTGAAATAAAGAATGTGGCCAAATATGCTGCAAGGCTTGGCCAGTCTTTCAGCTCATCGAGGGAAAGTTTCAACATTGATAGGCATGAAATAGAAATTATTCCTGATATAGAGGTTAAAAGCGGTGGAGTCAACTATGTTTTCTCTGATGGTATTGGGAAAATTTCAGCAGAATTGGCAGATAGCATAGCTCAGAAACTTCGCCTTAGAAGTTTTACTCCTTCTGCCTTTCAGATTAGGTACGGAGGCTACAAAGGTGTTGTGGCTGTTGATCCTACTTCATCAATGAAATTGTCACTGAGGAGAAGTATGTCCAAGTACAAATCAACTACCACTAGCTTGGATATTTTGGATTGGACCAAGTATCGGGCTTGTTTTCTCAATCGTGAAGTGATCACTCTTTTATCTACCCTTGGGGTTGAAGATCAAGTTTTTGAAAGGAAGCAAAAGGAGGCTATTGCTCAACTAGATGCTATGTTAACCGATCCAATAAAAGCACAGGAGGCACTTGAGTTGATGGCTGGTGGAGAGAACGCACGTGTTCTGAAGGGAATGCTTGCATGCGGTTATAAGCCGGGTGCAGAGCCATTTCTAGCAATGATGCTGCAAACATTCCGCGCATCGAAGTTGCTTGATATGCGGACAAAATCAAGAGTATTTGTTCCAAAAGGAAGAGCAATGACGGGGTGTCTGGATGAAACCAGGACGTTGGAGTATGGTCAAGCATTTGTCCAGTATTCTCGTGCTAGACTTAGGAAGTCATATGATCATTTCAAAGGTGGCAAAACAGATGAAGATACTCTGATTGTTAAGGGAAAGATAGTTGTTGCGAAAAACCCCTGTCTACACCCAGGAGACGTGCAGATCTTAAAGGCTGTGGATGTGCCGGCTTTGCATCACATGGTGGATTGCATCGTTTTCCCCCAAAAAGGAAAGAG aCCTCATACAAATGAATGCTCGGGAAGTGATCTAGATGGAGATGTGTACTTTGTATGTTGGGATACCGATCTCATTCCTCCTCAGAAATTTCCACCCATGGATTATACTGCACCACAAACTAAGATTTTGGACCACGATGTTACAATAGAG GAAGTTCAGGAGTATTTTGCAGATTACCTACTCAACGACAGCTTAGGGATCATTTGCACTGCTCACGTGGTCTTTGCAGACAGTGAGCCCGACATGGCAAGAAGTGAAAAATGTATTGAGCTTGCTCAGCTATCCTCAATCGCTGTTGACTTCCCAAAAACCGGTGTGCCTGCTAAAGTTCCTAAAGAACTACGCGTCAAAGAATATCCAGATTTTATGGACAAGCCTGCAGATAAATGTACTACCTATGTATCCCAGCGTGTTCTTGGAAAGCTTTTTCGAGCTGTAAAAGACATCGCACCGGACACAAGTCCTATAAAATCCTTCACTAAGGAAGTGGCAACGTGGTCCTATGACCCTGACATGGAAGTTGATGGATTTACGGATTATATCAACGAGGCTTTCTATTACAAAAGTGAATACGACAACAAGCTGGGGAACATGATGGACTATTACGGGATCAAAACTGAGGCTGAAATAATCGGTGGTTGCATCATGAGAATGGGAAGATCTTTTGATAAGAAAAGGGACTTGGAAGGCATTAATTTTTCTGTAAGTTCCTTGAGGAAGCAAGCTAGAGCCTGGTTCAACGAGAGTGGCTCAGAGGAAAGCCCTGATGATGTTTATCGAAAGGCATCAGCTTGGTATCACGTCACATATCATCCTCGTTTTTGGGGCCTCTACAACGAGGGAATGGATCGAGTTCATTTCCTCAGTTTTCCCTGGTGTGTTCATGACAAACTTTTTGAGATTAAGAAGGGCACGGCATCACTGGTGCACCAGTTCAATCGAATGGCGAGCTTTCATGTAGAGATCGGAGACTAG
- the LOC133696119 gene encoding loganic acid O-methyltransferase-like produces the protein MKHKISFHKYEVKIKFKIIYLDELKCIKILLLQRKSANAVRKKIDEAIAEKLDMETLCSSGKSFHIADFGCSTGPNTFIAMQNILESVERKYKSQCPTSQIPEFQAFFNDQASNDFNTLFTTLPLDRQYFVAGVPGSFHGRLFPDSSLHFAYSSTALHWLSKVPEELLDKNSPSFNKGRIYYSNTLDKVVDAYSSQFAKDMEIFLDARAKELVAGGMLVMTMPGQPNGIPCCQTGMGMTIDYLESCFLDMVNEGIISEAKVDSFNLPMYSATLEEMKELIQRNGSFNVEKMELTMANGESNPQSYSSYSGRMLQMHLRAGIEEIISKHFGTEIIDDLFDRYAMKAEDFSHRLQSSERKGALLFVVLKRK, from the exons ATGAAAcacaaaatttcttttcataaatatgaagtaaaaattaaattcaaaattatatatctaGATGAACTTAAGTGCATCAAAATCTTACTTCTGCAGAGAAAATCAGCAAATGCTGtgaggaaaaaaattgatgaagcaATTGCAGAGAAACTTGATATGGAAACCCTATGTTCTAGCGGCAAGTCATTTCATATTGCAGATTTTGGATGTTCAACCGGACCCAATACGTTTATAGCAATGCAAAATATACTGGAATCTGTAGAAAGGAAATACAAATCCCAGTGCCCTACTAGTCAAATTCCTGAATTCCAAGCATTTTTTAATGACCAAGCGTCGAATGATTTCAACACCCTCTTCACCACTCTCCCACTGGATAGGCAATACTTTGTAGCCGGTGTGCCCGGGTCTTTCCATGGCCGGTTGTTTCCTGATAGCTCTCTTCATTTTGCTTATTCCTCTACTGCACTACACTGGCTCTCTAAGGTGCCAGAAGAATTGCTAGACAAGAACTCTCCTTCATTTAATAAGGGAAGGATTTACTATTCGAATACCCTGGATAAAGTGGTTGATGCTTATTCTTCTCAATTTGCTAAGGACATGGAAATCTTTTTGGACGCTAGAGCAAAAGAGCTTGTTGCTGGAGGAATGTTGGTGATGACGATGCCTGGCCAGCCTAATGGAATCCCTTGTTGCCAAACAGGGATGGGAATGACTATAGATTATTTGGAGTCTTGCTTCTTGGACATGGTGAACGAG GGTATAATAAGTGAAGCTAAAGTGGACTCTTTCAACTTGCCAATGTATTCGGCGACTCTGGAAGAGATGAAAGAGTTAATACAAAGAAATGGGTCTTTTAACGTTGAGAAAATGGAGTTGACAATGGCAAACGGAGAATCAAATCCTCAAAGTTATAGCTCTTACTCGGGGCGAATGCTCCAAATGCACTTGAGAGCTGGGATAGAGGAAATAATCAGTAAACATTTTGGAACTGAGATTATTGATGACTTGTTTGATCGCTATGCTATGAAAGCTGAGGACTTTTCCCATCGTCTGCAATCAAGCGAGAGGAAAGGAGCTCTattgtttgttgttttgaaacGCAAATGA
- the LOC133697365 gene encoding MACPF domain-containing protein At1g14780-like isoform X1 translates to MTNNGIMERTLKSLGRGFDLTSDFRLKFCKGEKRLVFLSEAEKKELEVPGFGAIKDVSVDIKCDKGDRVRYQSDILEFQQMSEFFNQKASVPGKIPSGLFNSMFGFESDTWAADAADTKCLALDGCFITLFNFRIDRYPLVLCDEVRDAVPSSWDPCALARFIEKYGTHIIVGLSIGGHDVVLVRQDKSSNVGSSELKKHLDDLGDQLFSGTCNFTPKARDPKSKPPQAFNVFDPQPVAFDSFSSVSNTKDGITVLYAKKGGDTSVSSHFEWLPTVSSMPDAIHFSFIPITSLLKDVPGRGFLSHAINLYLRYKPPLSDLPYFLDFQSHKTWAPVHNDLPLGPSTNVASSSSALHLNFLGPKLYVNTSQVTVGKRPVTGMRFYLEGMKCNRLAIHLQHLTNTPTILANKIDDSMQLWRGSDDMDNEGYFEAINRKKFSHVCTAPVKYDPRWRTRKDVAYIVTGAKLQKKNHNSKSVLHLRLLFSKVSFSSIVQSSWAQGSSGFSQKSGLFSAISTSITGNPVKETPKTVVVDSSVFPSGPPVPVQTQKLLKFVDTSQLCRGPQDSPGHWLVTGARLDLDKGKISLQVKFSLLNIYS, encoded by the exons ATGACGAACAACGGGATAATGGAGAGGACTCTGAAGAGCCTTGGAAGGGGATTTGACTTAACATCGGATTTCAGACTCAAGTTTTGCAAAGGAGAAAAAAGATTAGTTTTCCTTAGTGAAGCAGAGAAAAAAGAGCTCGAGGTACCTGGTTTTGGGGCCATCAAAGATGTTTCTGTTGATATAAAGTGTGACAAAGGAGATCGTGTCCGATATCAGTCAGACATCCTTGAGTTCCAACAG ATGTCAGAGTTCTTCAACCAAAAAGCATCCGTGCCAGGAAAAATCCCATCGGGGCTGTTTAACTCCATGTTTGGATTTGAAAGTGATACATGGGCAGCTGATGCAGCTGACACCAAATGTTTGGCACTTGATGGTTGCTTCATAACCCTGTTCAATTTTCGTATTGATCGGTATCCGCTGGTTCTCTGTGATGAAGTCCGAGATGCAGTTCCATCGTCTTGGGATCCCTGTGCTCTAGCAAG GTTCATTGAAAAATACGGGACACATATTATTGTGGGGTTGAGCATAGGTGGCCATGACGTGGTTCTGGTCAGGCAAGACAAATCTTCTAATGTGGGTTCATCAGAGCTGAAGAAACATTTAGATGACCTTGGCGATCAGTTGTTTTCAGGGACGTGCAATTTTACTCCAAAAGCAAGAGATCCCAAGTCTAAG CCACCGCAGGCTTTCAATGTCTTTGATCCACAACCTGTTGCCTTCGATAGCTTCTCTTCCGTCAGCAACACAAAAGAT GGGATCACTGTTCTATATGCCAAGAAGGGAGGTGATACATCAGTAAGTAGTCACTTTGAGTGGCTTCCAACAGTTTCTTCCATGCCAGATGCAATTCATTTTAGCTTCATACCCATAACGTCTCTCCTTAAAGATGTTCCTGGCAGAGGTTTCTTGTCTCACGCTATCAATCTTTATCTTAGAT ACAAGCCTCCTTTATCTGATCTGCCTTATTTTCTTGACTTCCAATCTCACAAGACATGGGCCCCTGTTCACAATGACCTGCCACTAGGCCCTTCCACAAATGTGGCAAGTTCATCTTCAGCTCTTCACTTAAACTTTCTGGGCCCTAAACTATATGTGAACACTAGTCAG GTTACAGTTGGAAAGAGACCAGTAACTGGAATGAGATTTTATCTTGAAGGCATGAAATGCAACAG GTTAGCCATACACCTCCAACACCTAACAAACACTCCAACAATTCTTGCAAACAAGATAGATGACAGCATGCAATTATGGCGAGGGTCCGATGACATGGATAACGAAGGATACTTTGAAGCTATAAATCGAAAAAAGTTTTCCCATGTATGCACAGCACCAGTAAAATATGACCCCAGATGGAGGACTAGAAAAGATGTAGCTTACATTGTCACAGGAGCTAAACTTCAGAAAAAGAATCATAACTCGAAGAGTGTCCTCCATCTTCGGCTACTGTTCTCCAAGGTTTCATTTTCTTCTATAGTTCAGTCAAGCTGGGCACAAGGCTCTTCAGGATTTTCGCAGAAGTCTGGCCTCTTCTCTGCCATAAGCACGTCGATAACAGGCAATCCTGTGAAGGAGACACCTAAGACTGTGGTGGTGGATTCCAGTGTATTTCCATCAGGGCCTCCAGTACCAGTGCAAACACAAAAGCTTTTGAAGTTCGTAGATACATCACAGTTGTGTAGAGGGCCACAGGACAGTCCTGGGCATTGGCTAGTAACAGGGGCTAGGCTGGACTTGGATAAAGGGAAAATAAGCTTGCAGGTTAAGTTCTCCTTATTAAAcatttattcatga
- the LOC133697365 gene encoding MACPF domain-containing protein At1g14780-like isoform X2 — MSEFFNQKASVPGKIPSGLFNSMFGFESDTWAADAADTKCLALDGCFITLFNFRIDRYPLVLCDEVRDAVPSSWDPCALARFIEKYGTHIIVGLSIGGHDVVLVRQDKSSNVGSSELKKHLDDLGDQLFSGTCNFTPKARDPKSKPPQAFNVFDPQPVAFDSFSSVSNTKDGITVLYAKKGGDTSVSSHFEWLPTVSSMPDAIHFSFIPITSLLKDVPGRGFLSHAINLYLRYKPPLSDLPYFLDFQSHKTWAPVHNDLPLGPSTNVASSSSALHLNFLGPKLYVNTSQVTVGKRPVTGMRFYLEGMKCNRLAIHLQHLTNTPTILANKIDDSMQLWRGSDDMDNEGYFEAINRKKFSHVCTAPVKYDPRWRTRKDVAYIVTGAKLQKKNHNSKSVLHLRLLFSKVSFSSIVQSSWAQGSSGFSQKSGLFSAISTSITGNPVKETPKTVVVDSSVFPSGPPVPVQTQKLLKFVDTSQLCRGPQDSPGHWLVTGARLDLDKGKISLQVKFSLLNIYS, encoded by the exons ATGTCAGAGTTCTTCAACCAAAAAGCATCCGTGCCAGGAAAAATCCCATCGGGGCTGTTTAACTCCATGTTTGGATTTGAAAGTGATACATGGGCAGCTGATGCAGCTGACACCAAATGTTTGGCACTTGATGGTTGCTTCATAACCCTGTTCAATTTTCGTATTGATCGGTATCCGCTGGTTCTCTGTGATGAAGTCCGAGATGCAGTTCCATCGTCTTGGGATCCCTGTGCTCTAGCAAG GTTCATTGAAAAATACGGGACACATATTATTGTGGGGTTGAGCATAGGTGGCCATGACGTGGTTCTGGTCAGGCAAGACAAATCTTCTAATGTGGGTTCATCAGAGCTGAAGAAACATTTAGATGACCTTGGCGATCAGTTGTTTTCAGGGACGTGCAATTTTACTCCAAAAGCAAGAGATCCCAAGTCTAAG CCACCGCAGGCTTTCAATGTCTTTGATCCACAACCTGTTGCCTTCGATAGCTTCTCTTCCGTCAGCAACACAAAAGAT GGGATCACTGTTCTATATGCCAAGAAGGGAGGTGATACATCAGTAAGTAGTCACTTTGAGTGGCTTCCAACAGTTTCTTCCATGCCAGATGCAATTCATTTTAGCTTCATACCCATAACGTCTCTCCTTAAAGATGTTCCTGGCAGAGGTTTCTTGTCTCACGCTATCAATCTTTATCTTAGAT ACAAGCCTCCTTTATCTGATCTGCCTTATTTTCTTGACTTCCAATCTCACAAGACATGGGCCCCTGTTCACAATGACCTGCCACTAGGCCCTTCCACAAATGTGGCAAGTTCATCTTCAGCTCTTCACTTAAACTTTCTGGGCCCTAAACTATATGTGAACACTAGTCAG GTTACAGTTGGAAAGAGACCAGTAACTGGAATGAGATTTTATCTTGAAGGCATGAAATGCAACAG GTTAGCCATACACCTCCAACACCTAACAAACACTCCAACAATTCTTGCAAACAAGATAGATGACAGCATGCAATTATGGCGAGGGTCCGATGACATGGATAACGAAGGATACTTTGAAGCTATAAATCGAAAAAAGTTTTCCCATGTATGCACAGCACCAGTAAAATATGACCCCAGATGGAGGACTAGAAAAGATGTAGCTTACATTGTCACAGGAGCTAAACTTCAGAAAAAGAATCATAACTCGAAGAGTGTCCTCCATCTTCGGCTACTGTTCTCCAAGGTTTCATTTTCTTCTATAGTTCAGTCAAGCTGGGCACAAGGCTCTTCAGGATTTTCGCAGAAGTCTGGCCTCTTCTCTGCCATAAGCACGTCGATAACAGGCAATCCTGTGAAGGAGACACCTAAGACTGTGGTGGTGGATTCCAGTGTATTTCCATCAGGGCCTCCAGTACCAGTGCAAACACAAAAGCTTTTGAAGTTCGTAGATACATCACAGTTGTGTAGAGGGCCACAGGACAGTCCTGGGCATTGGCTAGTAACAGGGGCTAGGCTGGACTTGGATAAAGGGAAAATAAGCTTGCAGGTTAAGTTCTCCTTATTAAAcatttattcatga
- the LOC133695854 gene encoding alpha,alpha-trehalose-phosphate synthase [UDP-forming] 6 encodes MVSRSYSNLLELASGESPSFGRMSRRIPRIMTVAGIMSDIDDDPSESVCSDPSSSSTPKDRIIIVANQLPIRAQRKSDGSKSWIFSWDENSLLLQLKDGLGDDEIEVIYVGCLKEEVHPNEQDEVSQILLETFKCVPTFLPPDLFSRYYHGFCKQQLWPLFHYMLPLSPDLGGRFNRSLWQAYVSVNKIFADRIMEVINPEDDFVWVHDYHLMALPTFLRKRFNKVKLGFFLHSPFPSSEIYKTLPIREELLRALLNSDLIGFHTFDYARHFLSCCSRMLGLSYESKRGYIGIEYCGRTVSIKILPVGIHMGQLQSVLSLPETEAKVKELIKQFSDQDRIMLLGVDDMDIFKGISLKLLAMEQLLMQHPEWQGKIVLVQIANPARGKGKDVKEVQAETHAAVKRINETFGKPGYDPIVLIDAPLKFYEKVAYYVVAECCLVTAVRDGMNLIPYEYIISRQGNDRLNKLLGQEPSTPKKSMLVISEFIGCSPSLSGAIRVNPWNIDAVADAMDFALEMAEPEKQLRHEKHYRYVSTHDVGYWARSFLQDLERTCRDHSRRRCWGIGFGLSFRVVALDPNFKKLSMERIVSAYKRTTTRAILLDYDGTLMPQASIDKSPSSKSIDIINNLCRDKNNMVFLVSARSRNTVAEWFSECEKLGLAAEHGYFLRLKRDAEWETRVPVADTTWKQIAEPVMQLYTETTDGSTIEDKETSLVWCYEDADPDFGSCQAKELLDHLESVLANEPVTVKSGQNIVEVKPQGVSKGLVAKRLLSIMQENEMSPDFVLCIGDDRSDEDMFEVITTSMAGPSIAENAEVFACTVGRKPSKAKYYLDDTAEIVRLMQGLASVSEQTVTV; translated from the exons ATGGTGTCAAGATCATACTCTAATCTTCTGGAGCTTGCCTCTGGCGAGTCTCCATCTTTTGGCCGCATGAGCCGGCGAATTCCTCGGATTATGACGGTGGCAGGCATCATGTCCGATATAGATGATGATCCATCGGAGAGTGTGTGCTCCGATCCATCATCTTCTTCGACTCCAAAGGATCGAATCATAATTGTCGCCAATCAGCTGCCAATAAGGGCGCAGAGAAAATCAGATGGCAGTAAGTCCTGGATTTTCTCTTGGGATGAGAATTCACTTCTTCTTCAGCTGAAAGATGGTTTAGGGGATGATGAGATTGAGGTTATTTATGTTGGTTGTTTGAAGGAAGAAGTTCACCCTAATGAACAAGATGAGGTCTCCCAAATACTTTTGGAGACCTTCAAATGTGTGCCAACATTTCTCCCACCAGATCTTTTTAGCAGGTATTATCATGGTTTTTGTAAACAACAATTATGGCCTTTGTTTCATTACATGTTGCCCTTGTCACCTGACCTTGGGGGAAGGTTTAATCGGTCATTGTGGCAAGCGTATGTGTCAGTAAATAAGATATTTGCTGATAGGATCATGGAGGTGATTAATCCAGAGGATGATTTCGTATGGGTTCATGACTATCATCTAATGGCGTTGCCTACTTTCTTGAGGAAGAGGTTTAATAAGGTGAAACTTGGGTTTTTCCTCCATAGTCCATTCCCTTCGTCAGAGATTTATAAGACATTGCCTATTAGAGAAGAGCTCTTGCGAGCTCTGTTGAATTCAGATTTAATTGGGTTCCATACTTTTGACTACGCTAGACATTTCTTGTCTTGTTGTAGTAGAATGCTTGGCCTTTCCTATGAATCTAAGAGAGGATACATAGGCATCGAGTACTGTGGTAGGACTGTAAGCATCAAAATTCTTCCTGTTGGTATACACATGGGTCAGCTTCAGTCGGTGTTGAGCCTTCCAGAGACTGAAGCAAAGGTCAAGGAGCTCATTAAGCAGTTTAGCGATCAAGATAGGATAATGTTGCTGGGGGTGGATGACATGGACATTTTTAAGGGTATAAGTTTGAAGTTGCTGGCAATGGAACAGTTACTTATGCAGCATCCAGAGTGGCAAGGGAAGATAGTGTTGGTGCAGATAGCGAATCCTGCTAGGGGTAAAGGAAAAGATGTGAAAGAAGTCCAAGCTGAGACACATGCTGCTGTGAAACGGATCAATGAAACATTTGGGAAGCCTGGATATGACCCCATTGTCTTGATTGACGCACCATTGAAGTTTTACGAGAAAGTGGCCTATTATGTTGTCGCAGAGTGTTGCTTGGTCACTGCTGTAAGGGATGGAATGAATCTCATACCCTATGAATACATAATCAGTCGCCAAGGTAATGATCGATTGAATAAATTGTTGGGACAAGAACCTTCTACCCCTAAGAAGAGCATGTTGGTCATCTCTGAATTTATTGGCTGCTCTCCATCTTTGAGTGGAGCCATTCGAGTAAACCCTTGGAATATTGATGCTGTGGCAGATGCAATGGACTTTGCCTTGGAGATGGCAGAACCTGAAAAACAACTCCGACATGAGAAGCATTACCGATATGTCAGTACCCATGATGTTGGGTATTGGGCACGTAGTTTTCTTCAGGATTTGGAGAGGACATGTCGCGATCATTCAAGGAGGAGATGCTGGGGTATTGGATTTGGACTAAGCTTCAGAGTTGTGGCACTTGATCCTAACTTCAAGAAGCTTTCAATGGAGCGCATTGTGTCAGCTTATAAGAGGACCACAACCAGGGCAATTCTTCTGGATTATGATGGTACACTAATGCCTCAGGCTTCTATTGATAAGAGCCCATCCTCAAAGTCCATTGACATCATAAACAACTTGTGTAGAGATAAGAACAACATGGTTTTCCTTGTCAGTGCTCGAAGCCGCAACACAGTTGCTGAATGGTTCTCTGAGTGTGAGAAACTGGGATTAGCAGCAGAACATGGCTACTTTCTTAG GCTAAAAAGAGATGCAGAGTGGGAGACACGCGTCCCTGTAGCAGATACCACTTGGAAGCAGATTGCAGAGCCTGTGATGCAGCTTTACACTGAAACAACAGATGGGTCAACTATCGAGGACAAGGAAACTTCACTAGTATGGTGCTATGAGGATGCAGATCCAGACTTTGGGTCATGCCAAGCAAAAGAACTTCTTGATCATCTTGAAAGTGTGCTAGCCAATGAACCTGTTACAGTCAAGAGTGGGCAGAACATAGTGGAGGTCAAACCTCAG GGTGTCAGCAAGGGACTTGTAGCCAAACGCCTACTCTCCATCATGCAAGAAAATGAAATGTCACCAGATTTTGTTCTGTGCATTGGCGATGATAGGTCTGATGAAGATATGTTTGAGGTAATAACCACCTCCATGGCAGGCCCATCAATTGCTGAAAATGCGGAAGTGTTTGCTTGTACTGTTGGTCGAAAACCCAGTAAGGCTAAATATTACCTGGATGACACAGCAGAAATTGTTAGGTTGATGCAAGGCTTGGCCTCTGTTTCAGAACAAACGGTTACAGTATAG